One Ilumatobacter coccineus YM16-304 genomic window, GAAGAGGTGGCGCTCGCCAACCCCTGGCCCGACGGCGACGGCGGCCCCCTCCACCTCAGCATGGAACCCACCCCCATCCGTTGATGCACGCGATCCTCGGTATCGCACTGTTCGCATTCATTGCCGAACTGATCTTCGAGTTGATCTTCGAACTCGTCGGGCAGATCATCGTCGAACTGTTCGGCGAACTGCTCCGCAAGATCTTCAGCGATCCGGATCTGCGAACGGCACTTCCGTGGGTGGCCGCCGTGTTCTCGGGGCTCGGCACCGGTGTGTGGCGCGGTTCGCTCGCCGACGAATTGACGTGGGGACTCGTCGCAGCGTTCACCATCGCCGTCATCGCGACCGTCGCTGCGCTCTGGTTCCGGCCGACGGGTTCACCGCCGAACTCGGTCGTCCGCCGCGTGTTCGTGTGGTGGCCAGCGAAGCGATCAGCCTGGTTCGCTGCGTTCAACCTGTGCTTCGTCATCGGATACCTGCTCGCGGCCTGACCCGGAGCGACGGCTCCGTATCATCGACCCCATGACGTCCGAGACACACCGCCGCAAACGGTGTCAGACACGGCCTGACATCCGTTGACCCCGTCATCCGGTGTCAGACACCGATTGACCGAACTCGGCACCGGCATCGCTCCGTATCATCCACCCATGACGTCTGAGACAACCCGCCGCAAACGGTGTCAGACACGGCCTGACACAGGAAACCCTCACCGACTCGGCCCAGCGGCCGGCGCCGCGAGCGCCAGCGAGCCAGCCTGGCGTCATTGCTCGCACCTCCCATTCGCAAACGCACGTCTTGGCGGGCAATGACTGCCTATACCGAGCCGGAGTTCTTGCCGTGGGACGGGCGGCGGGTGCCGTTGACGTTCGTCGGCGGCTACCTGGGAGCCGGCAAGACGTCGGCGATCAACGAGTTGTTGGCGGCATCTGATCGGCCGATCGCGGTGATCGTCAACGATGTCGGGGCGATCAACATCGACGCCCGCCTGGTGAAGAAGCGCAACGGCGACACGTTGGAATTGACCGACGGCTGTGTGTGCTGTTCGTCGATCGACGGGTTCGGTGCGGCGTTCGATCAGATCCGGGCGCGTGCGGTGCCGCCCGAGCACATCATCGTCGAGCTCAGCGGTGTGGCCGAGGCGTCGAACGTGATCCCGTGGGGCAACTCGGCGGGCTTCCTGCTCGACGGCGTGGTGATCGTTGCGGCGGTCGATCAGTTGGTCGACACCGGTCTGCCCGGCTGGGTCCGTCAGCACATCGATCGGCAGGTGTCGGAGGCCGACATGATCGTGTTGACGAAGACCGACCTGGCCGATCGTCCGACGACGACCGCGGCGATCGCCCGTCTGGGCGAGCTCGCTCCCGGGGTGCCGGTGGTCGACGGTGGTCTCGGTCGCCGCGAGCCGGAAGCGCTCGGCCGGTTCCTCGCGCTCGGCGGGCACCGGGCGGGCGACATCGCCGCCGTGCCGGGGCCGACGCTGTTCGACCTGCACCAGACCGACATGATGCCGATCGACGGTCCGCTCGACCGGGGCGAACTCGAGGCGCTGCTCGATCAGCTCCCTCGCCACTTCGGCGGACAGATCGTGCGAGCGAAGGGCGTGGTGGCGACGCCCGACGACGAACGGTTGCTGGTGCAGATCGTCGGTTCGCGACGCGAGATCTCGGTGCTGCTCCCGTCGGAGCGGCAGGATCCGACCGACCTCGTCGTCATCTCGCTCCGTCAGTGACCAACCTGGTTATTTCGATCCGGGATGGAAACAACCAGGTTGTCAGCGGAAGTCGCGGCTGGTGGTCTTGCCGGGGAGCGGCAGGGGTGCGAGGTGATCGGCGACGATGTTGATGACGCCTTCGCTGCGTTCGAGCCTGCCGCGGATCAGCATCGCCGGGGCACCTCGGGCCACCTTGCGGAACCGAGCCCAACAGCCTTTCGACACCACCACGTTGATGAGACCGAACTCGTCTTCGAGGTTGAGGAACGTGGTGCCCTGCGCGGTCATCGGCCGTTGACGATGGGTGACCACGCCAGCGACTCTGACCGTGGAGGTCGGCTCGGCGTCCCACAGCTGCCGCGAGGTGAGCACGCCCAACTCCTCGAGCTCGCGACGCACGAAGATCGTCGGATGCCCCTCGGGTGACACGCCCGTCGCCCACAGATCGGCGATCGCTTCTTCGACCGGGGTCATCCCCGGCAACCGCGGTGCATCGGCACCGGTGACGATCCCCGCGAGCCGTCCGGGCCGCGACTGCGCGGTGGCGCCCACCGACCACAGCGCTTCGCGACGGTCGAGGCCGAGCGACTCTTCGAACACGCCTGCCGTCGCCATGGCTTCGAGTTGGCCGAGCGTGAGCATCGGTACGCGTCGCACCAGGTCTTCGGTGCTGGTGTACGGGCCGCCACGATCGCGTTCGGCTTCGATCTCGTCGGCGAGTTCTTTGCCGATGCCGCGCACCGACGAGAGCCCCAGCCTGACCGCGAGCCCTTCGTCGAGCGACCGGTCGACCGCCGGTGCGGTGGCGAATCCGTGCGACACCGGCCGGGCCGTCGACCCGAGCGAGTCGGCGTGCGGTTCGAGCGTCGCCCACGACAACGACGCATTGAGATCGGGGGTGAGCACCACCACACCGTGGCGGCGAGCATCTTGCACCAGCGTGTGCGGCGACCAGAACCCCATCGGCTGCGCGTTGAGCAGCGCCGCGCAGAACGCCGCCGGCTCGTAGTGCTTGATCCAACTCGATGCGTAGACCAGGTAGGCGAACGACACCGAGTGCGACTCCGGGAACCCGTAGTTGGCGAACGCCTTCAGCTTCACGAAGAGCTGGTCGGCGATGTCGCCGGTGATCCCGTTCTGTTCCATCCCTTCGTAGAGACGGGTCTTCAACGCCTCCATCCGGCGAGCCGACCGCTTCGACCCCATCGCTTGGCGCAGCTCGTCGGATTCGGCCGGCGTGAACCCGGCGATGTCGATCGCCATCTGCATCATCTGCTCTTGGAACAACGGCACGCCCAGGGTCTTGGCCAACGAGTTCTCGAGCAGCGGATGCAGATACGTGACCGCCTCCTGGCCATTGCGGCGACGGATGTACGGGTGCACCGACCCGCCCTGGATCGGCCCCGGCCGGATGAGCGCCACCTCGACGACGAGGTCGTAGAACTTGCGCGGCTTGAGCCGCGGCAGCGTCGCCATCTGCGCTCTCGACTCGATCTGGAACACCCCGACGGTGTCGGCGCGGCACAACATCGCGTACACGTCGTCGTCCTGCGGGATCGTGGCCAGGTCGACGTGATACTTCCGATGTTCGGCAATGAGGTCGACCGCGTAGTGCAGCGCCGAGAGCATGCCGAGCCCGAGCAGGTCGAACTTCACCAGGCCGGTCGCCGCACAGTCGTCTTTGTCCCACTGCAGCACCGAGCGCTTCTCCATCCGCCCCCACTCGACCGGGCAGACCTCGATGACCGGCCGATCGCAGATGACCATGCCGCCGGAGTGGATGCCGAGATGACGCGGCGCGTCTTCGACCTCGGCCGCAAGCTGAAGAACCGGAAGTGGGATCGTGCAATCGGGTTGGTCGGCGGTGGCGCCGACGTTGCCCCAGGCGTCGACTTCCTTCGACCAGGCATCTTGCTGACCGGGTTCGTACCCGAGCGCCTTCGCCATGTCACGGATCGACGAACGCGACCGATAGGTGATGACGTTGGCGACCTGTGCCGTGTGATGGCGTCCGTACGTCTCGTACACGTACTGGATGACCTCCTCACGGCGGTCGCTCTCGATGTCGATGTCGATGTCGGGCGGACCGTCTCGCTCCGGTGACAGGAACCGTTCGAACAGCAGACCGAGCGACACCGCATCGGCGGCGGTGACCCCGAGGGCGTAGCAGACCGCCGAGTTCGCGGCGCTGCCTCTCCCCTGGCAGTAGATGTTCGATCGGCGGCAGAACTCGACGAGGTCCCACACGATGAGGAAGTAGCCGGCGAAGTCGAGTTGCTCGATCAACGCGAGTTCGTGGTCGATCGTCTTCCAGGCTCGGGCGCGCAACGACATGTCTTCGTGCGGTGGCGGCCGATCGCCGTACCGCTGCCCGGCCCCTCGGGCCACGACCTCGCGCAAGAACTCCATCTCCGACAGACGCGACCCGTCGGGCTGCTCCGGACACGGGAACGGCGGCAGCTTCGGGGCGACGAGGGCGAGGTCGAACGCTGCGGCTCGTCCGACCTCGGCCGCGATCTCGACCGCACCCGGGAACCGCTTGAACCGTTCGGCCTGCTCGGCACCCGACCGCAGATGTGCACCCGCCGACGACGGGAGCCACGCATCGACGTCGGTCAGGCTGCGCCGAGACCGCACCGCTGCGAGCGCGGTGGCCAGCTTGCGCTGTGCGGGAGTGGCGTAGTGGACGTTGTTGGTCGCCACGCACTCGACGCCGACTCGCTGGGCGAGCTCGTGGAGGCCGTCGTTGCGTTCGGAGTCGGCGGGGTCTCCGTGATCCCACAGTTCGACGAGCACTCGGTCGGAGCCGAACGCATCGACGAGTCGACGCAGTTCGCGTTCGGCGGCCGCCGGCCCGTCGTTGACCAACGCTGCGGGTACCGCACCTTTGCGACAACCGGTGAGCACCCAGCCGTGGCAGTGCGTGTCGGTGACCAACCCGTCGACGATGTCGTCGAATGCGAACTGTGGAGCCCCCTTCTCCCCCGCCAGATGGCCCTGACTGAGCAACCGCGACAACCTGGCGTAGCCGTCGGGACCGTCGGCGAGGACCACGAGGTGTGTGCCGGCCGGGTCGGGAGCGTGCGAGTCGGGCACCAAGCCGGTGTCTATCTGCATCTGCGTGTCGGCTTCGGTCCGGGCGACTCGGCGGTCGAGCAGTCGCCCGTCGGGGCGAGCGGTGAGGGTGATCTCGGTGCCGAACACCGTCGGCAACCCGACGGCCTTGGCCGCTTCGGCGAACCGGACGATCCCGTAGAACCCGTTGTGGTCGGTGACCGCCAACGCCTCGAGGCCGAGACGGGCCGCTTCGCTCGCGAGCTCTTCCGGGTGCGAGGCGCCGTCGAGGAACGAGAAGTTGGTGTGGCAGTGCAGTTCGGCATAGGGAACGCGGCACTCGCCTCCACGATCAGCGGAGCGGCCAGACAGATCGTCGGGTGCTTCGAACGGCTGGCGTTTGCGGCTCCAGGCCGGACCGTCGCCACCGGCGTTCCACGACGGCGATCCGGGGGCGCGACCGTCTCGTCCGGTGCGCGGAGCCTTCGGTGTCGGACTGCGCCCGGTGGGCGTGTCGGACAACGTGGCCTCGAGTTCACTCCATGACCAGGAGGGGTTGTTGAAGCCCATCCACCCCAGTATCGAACACATGTGCTACGAACACAAGTTCGATCGAGTTGGATTCTCGGCGGCATCCACACGGTGCTCAGGCGGCACTCTCCATGCAGTGGTCGAACGTCACGCCGACCGGGCGCTCGTGGGGCATCGCATCGGTGACGCGCTGCGTCATGATGGGCCGTTCATGAGTTCCGAGTCGGCGGCGAGACTGCACCCCAAGGTCGTGTTGGCGCTCGTCTGCCTGATCGCGGCGTTGATCGGTCTCAACTTCACCGTCATCAAGTTCGCCCTCGAACGCACCACACCACTGCTGTTGGCGGGCATGCGCACCGTGGCGGGTGGCACGGCGCTGCTGACCTTCGCGTTGGCTCGCGGTCAGCGACTCCCGACGAAGCTCGGCGACTACGGCCGCATCTTCGTCGTGTCGTTCAGCATCACCACCGTGTCGAGCGCCCTGCTGGTCTTGGGCATCGAGCGGGTACCGGCCGGCGTGGCGTCGCTGGTGTCGAGCACGATGCCGCTGTTCACCGCACTGCTCTCGTTCGCGCTCCTCGGAGCCAGAGTGAACCGGCTCGGAGCGGTCGGACTGATCGTCGGCTTCGCCGGCACGGCCGTCTTGGCATCGCCGTCGCTGTCGGGCGACGCGGCGGCCACCGGTATCGGGATGCTCGTGCTGTCGGCGGTGGCCTGGGCCTTCGGCACCGTGTTCATGCGGTGGAAGGACTTCGGCGGGATCAGCCCGATCATGATCGTCGGCGTCCAGTTGTACATGTCGGCGGCGATCCTGATCCCTCTCGCCCTCGTCACCGAGGGCACTGCCGACACGACCTGGTCGTGGAAGCTGCTACTCCCGGTGCTGTACGCCGGGATTCCGGCCAACGCCGTCACGTTCGCGTTGATGGCGTTCGTCACGCAGCGTGCCTCACCGACGCAGGCAGCGGCGAGCGCCTATCTGATTCCGGTGTTCGGCGTGGTGTTCGCCTGGCTGATCCGTGACGAGGTGCTCGGTCTGACCGAGTTCGTCGGCGGTCTCCTCGTGATCGCCGGCGTCTACGTCGTGGTCACCGCCAACACCCGCCGCCACGCCTGAGACCGTCACGACGATTTTCGGCCAGGCCAGATATCACCCTGTCGCCGCCGGCCACCACCCTGGGTGACGTGAAGGTGATTTTCGGCCAGGCCAGAAATCACCTTCTCGGTCGGTCTGAGGGTGATTTTTGGCCAGGCCAGAAATCATCCCGAGGGGGCGAGGTGGCGCAGGATGGTCTCGACGCCGGGGTCGGCCAACTCGATCGCGTCGTGCCAGGAGAACCAACCGATCTCTTGACTCTCACCGTCCGGCGGCGCAGGGTCGGATGTTCCACCGTCGATCAGATAGCGCAGGTCGAGGTGCGTGTGGCCACGGCCTCCGGCGTGGACGTCGAGGTGGATCAACTCCGGCACCCCATCGGCATCGAACGGACCGGCGAACGACACGTCGAGGCCGGTTTCTTCTGCCGATTCGCGCAGTGCGGCAGCCCACGGCGTCTCGCCGGGATCGACGTGACCACCGGGTTGCAACCAGATGCCGAGGCGCTTGTGCTTGAGCATGACCACTCCGCGTGGCCCCACCACGATGCCCGATCCGGTGACGTGGATCGGGCTGGATTCCTGCGACAGCGGATCGTCGAGATCGTCATACGCCGCAAGGAATCGCGCTCTCGACGTGACCTCGCGTTCGTCGAGTCCGACACGGGCCTCGACGTCGTCTCGAATCCGGGAGCGAAGCGCGTCGTCGATCACCTCGTCAGGTGTAGCAGGCGCCGCCGGAAATGACATCTCCGTAATTTGTCAACATTTCATCTTCAAGTTCAGACAGAACGGGGCCGATACAAGCTCATACCTCAGAACACATCAACCTTGAACACCGGTTCGGCGGATCCGGAAGGGCTCCCAATGCACAACGACATCAACATCTCATCTCGGATCATGGTCGCAGTCGACGATCACGACCTGCGCCGTGTGGCCGTGGCGGGCCTCAGAGCCTCCGGGTTCTGCGTCAGCGCACCGACCGATGGAGATGCTGCCATCCTCCTCGCGGAGTCGTTCTCCCCCGATGTCGTCGTGGTGGATTCGTTTCTCTTCGCCCCCGA contains:
- a CDS encoding CobW family GTP-binding protein, producing MTAYTEPEFLPWDGRRVPLTFVGGYLGAGKTSAINELLAASDRPIAVIVNDVGAINIDARLVKKRNGDTLELTDGCVCCSSIDGFGAAFDQIRARAVPPEHIIVELSGVAEASNVIPWGNSAGFLLDGVVIVAAVDQLVDTGLPGWVRQHIDRQVSEADMIVLTKTDLADRPTTTAAIARLGELAPGVPVVDGGLGRREPEALGRFLALGGHRAGDIAAVPGPTLFDLHQTDMMPIDGPLDRGELEALLDQLPRHFGGQIVRAKGVVATPDDERLLVQIVGSRREISVLLPSERQDPTDLVVISLRQ
- a CDS encoding error-prone DNA polymerase; the protein is MGFNNPSWSWSELEATLSDTPTGRSPTPKAPRTGRDGRAPGSPSWNAGGDGPAWSRKRQPFEAPDDLSGRSADRGGECRVPYAELHCHTNFSFLDGASHPEELASEAARLGLEALAVTDHNGFYGIVRFAEAAKAVGLPTVFGTEITLTARPDGRLLDRRVARTEADTQMQIDTGLVPDSHAPDPAGTHLVVLADGPDGYARLSRLLSQGHLAGEKGAPQFAFDDIVDGLVTDTHCHGWVLTGCRKGAVPAALVNDGPAAAERELRRLVDAFGSDRVLVELWDHGDPADSERNDGLHELAQRVGVECVATNNVHYATPAQRKLATALAAVRSRRSLTDVDAWLPSSAGAHLRSGAEQAERFKRFPGAVEIAAEVGRAAAFDLALVAPKLPPFPCPEQPDGSRLSEMEFLREVVARGAGQRYGDRPPPHEDMSLRARAWKTIDHELALIEQLDFAGYFLIVWDLVEFCRRSNIYCQGRGSAANSAVCYALGVTAADAVSLGLLFERFLSPERDGPPDIDIDIESDRREEVIQYVYETYGRHHTAQVANVITYRSRSSIRDMAKALGYEPGQQDAWSKEVDAWGNVGATADQPDCTIPLPVLQLAAEVEDAPRHLGIHSGGMVICDRPVIEVCPVEWGRMEKRSVLQWDKDDCAATGLVKFDLLGLGMLSALHYAVDLIAEHRKYHVDLATIPQDDDVYAMLCRADTVGVFQIESRAQMATLPRLKPRKFYDLVVEVALIRPGPIQGGSVHPYIRRRNGQEAVTYLHPLLENSLAKTLGVPLFQEQMMQMAIDIAGFTPAESDELRQAMGSKRSARRMEALKTRLYEGMEQNGITGDIADQLFVKLKAFANYGFPESHSVSFAYLVYASSWIKHYEPAAFCAALLNAQPMGFWSPHTLVQDARRHGVVVLTPDLNASLSWATLEPHADSLGSTARPVSHGFATAPAVDRSLDEGLAVRLGLSSVRGIGKELADEIEAERDRGGPYTSTEDLVRRVPMLTLGQLEAMATAGVFEESLGLDRREALWSVGATAQSRPGRLAGIVTGADAPRLPGMTPVEEAIADLWATGVSPEGHPTIFVRRELEELGVLTSRQLWDAEPTSTVRVAGVVTHRQRPMTAQGTTFLNLEDEFGLINVVVSKGCWARFRKVARGAPAMLIRGRLERSEGVINIVADHLAPLPLPGKTTSRDFR
- a CDS encoding DMT family transporter, whose product is MSSESAARLHPKVVLALVCLIAALIGLNFTVIKFALERTTPLLLAGMRTVAGGTALLTFALARGQRLPTKLGDYGRIFVVSFSITTVSSALLVLGIERVPAGVASLVSSTMPLFTALLSFALLGARVNRLGAVGLIVGFAGTAVLASPSLSGDAAATGIGMLVLSAVAWAFGTVFMRWKDFGGISPIMIVGVQLYMSAAILIPLALVTEGTADTTWSWKLLLPVLYAGIPANAVTFALMAFVTQRASPTQAAASAYLIPVFGVVFAWLIRDEVLGLTEFVGGLLVIAGVYVVVTANTRRHA
- a CDS encoding NUDIX hydrolase; its protein translation is MSFPAAPATPDEVIDDALRSRIRDDVEARVGLDEREVTSRARFLAAYDDLDDPLSQESSPIHVTGSGIVVGPRGVVMLKHKRLGIWLQPGGHVDPGETPWAAALRESAEETGLDVSFAGPFDADGVPELIHLDVHAGGRGHTHLDLRYLIDGGTSDPAPPDGESQEIGWFSWHDAIELADPGVETILRHLAPSG